In Deinococcus irradiatisoli, the genomic stretch GGGCAGTGAGCACGTCGCTGAGGGTCCACAGGTACGCGCCGGGCTCGTGCCGCAAGGCCGGGCGCAGGCGGTAGCGCTGAAACATCTCGGTGCCTTTGGTAAAGCGCAGCACCACCGCCGGATGGCCGGCGACCTCGCTCAGCGCCATCACCTCGGCGAGGTGCGGGCCGCGCACCCGCATGCGGGCTTCGCGCTCGGCATGGTCGAGGAGCCCGGCGGAAAACAGCTTGACGGTATACGGCTGGCCGTCGTCCCCCAGCGCCAGGTACACCAGGCTCGACGCGCCCTGTCCCAGCGGGCGCATCAAGGTGTAGTGTCCGGCCACGCGGGTGCCAGCAAGCGACATGGCTTACCTTACTCCAGCAACTCTGACATAGACCATGCAACTGACCGACTTGAGACTTCGGCCACAGTCGGCCGCTCTCACCATCATCAGCATCTGATATCAAATACTGATAGCTGTGGATCCCAACCTGTTCAAAGGAAACCTGGACCTGATCGTGCTGAGCGTGCTGGAAGGCGGTGAGCGCTACGGGCTGGAGATCAACAAGGAAGTCAATGCCCGCACGGGCGGCTACCTGACGCTCAACGCCGGCAGCTTGTATCCGGCGCTGCACCGCCTGGAGCGGGCCGGCTGGGTGGGCGCCGAGGAGCGCACGCCGCCGCGCGGCGGACCGAAGGTGCGCTACTACACCCTCACCTTGAGCGGCCGGGCCGAGCTGGAGCGTCGCCGCGCCGCCTACAACAGTTTCGACCATGCCCTGAGGGCCTTGTGGTAGAGGTGCGCCCGCCCGAAGACTGGGCCGCGCCGCTGCCCGAGGAGGTGCAGGCTTACTTGCGCGCGGCCGGTCAATGGAGCTGGCCGCACCGCCGCGCCGCGCTGCGGGCCGAACTGGCCGCCAACTTGTACCAGGCGATGCTCGACCAGCGCCTGCACCTCAGCGAAGCGCAGGCGTGGCAGGCGGCCCTGCGCGAATTCGGGCCGCCGTCGCGCCTGTGGCCGTTCAAGCTGACGCTGTGGCGCTCGGGCCTGGCGCTGCTGACGCTGGGCAGCGTGACCTACGCGGCGGCCCGCAGTCTGGGCTGGCCGTAAACCGTTCCGGCAGCGCACCGCTGCCTTTGGGCTATGCTGGCTCCGTTTGCCTGAGTGCGCCGGCTCCCTGACGCGCTTTTTCGTTCGCTTCTTCATCCTCAGGCCCCCCCGCGCGCCGCCCCAGGAGTGCCATGACCAAACTCAAAAATCCGCCCAACGCCTTTCAGCGCCTCTGGAAAGAACTGCTCGAACCGATCGTCTTCGCGGTCGTGATCACCCAGTTCATCGCCACCCTGGTGGGTGTGGACGGCGTGAGCATGATGCCCAACCTGCGCCACCACGAACGGGTGTTCGTGCCGAAATACGAAACCTGGCTGCATAAAGCCGGCGTGGGCAGCTTCAAGCGCGGCGACATCCTGATCTTCAAGCCGCCGGCCGCCGCCGAGACGCGCACCTTTTTCAACCTCTGGAGCTACCGCCCCTTTCTGATCAAGCGCCTGATCGGTCTGCCCGGCGACAAGATCCGCGTCGAGAAAGGCGTGGTGTTCGTCAACAACGTGGCGCTCAGCAACGACTACACCGCTTCGTACTGGCAGCAGCAGGGCTGCTGGGACACCGACAGCCCGATTGCCAACCAGGCCCAGTCGAGCCTCAAGGGCATCGTGCCGGACCAGGCCGAGTTGACCGTGCCAGCCGGGCAGTATTTCGTGATGGGCGACAACCGCACCGAGAACGGCTCGGAAGACTCGCGCCTGTTCGGCACCGTGCCGCTGCGCGACATCGCCGGGCGGGCCGCCGCCGTGGTCTGGCCGATCATGCGCCAGGAAAACGCCAAGTACAACTGCGCCATTCAAAGCGCCAACCCGGCCGACTACGTGACCACCAGCGGCAAGAGCGTGCTGAACTGGCGGGTGCTGACCCGGCCCGAGACCTTCCAGCAGAACTTCGGCAAGTAAGTCAGGCGGGAGTTAAAAGAGCAGGGCGCCGTTTCAAGCGCCCTGCTCTCTTCTTTGGCGAGGTCCTACTCCATCACGTCCTCGATCGGAACGATGCCGCGCTCTTCCTGGGCCACGCGGTACTCGCCCTGCGCGGCGATGAAGTCGGCGGCGAGCTGCAGGGTTTCCTCGACCCACTGGCGGTCGTTGCTGACCGTCACCACCCCGATGATTTCCCAGTCGTGGGCGTTGAGGCCGTCGAGGCGCGCCACCGTCACCGGAAAGCGGGCCTTGAGGCGCTCGACCACCGGACGCACCAGCGCCCGCTTTTCCTTGAGGTTGGTGACCCACGGCATCTCGACCCGGACGGTCAGGCTGCCGATGTAGCCCAGGCTCAGAGCATGCCTGCCAGAAAGCCCTGCTTGCGCACCGAGCGCAGCAGGTCCATGACGGTCAGGGCGCTGGGGTCGTACTGCACCGCGATCTGGCCCTGGTCCGGCTGGGCTTGCGATACGCCCTCGAGCTGGAGGAGTGCCGCCGAGATGCGTTCGCCCGCTTCTTTGTCCATGCCGCGCACGCCGATCAGAACGCGGGCCGTTTTGGTTGCTTGTGTCATGTGTATGCCTCCCTGGAATGCTGCTTCCTTGAGCTATTGTCGTTGATCTGTGCCGGTATTTGCTTGGTTCGTGCCGGCACTCTCGGGGGGGCCGGGGGGGGCGCCGAGTTGCTGGCCCGGCGCGGTCTGCAGGCGGCTGCCCAGGTGGCGCACCGCGTAACGGCCCACCACATGCGCCGCCTCGACCTCGGCGGCGGCCTCGAGTTCCGGCGTCAGCGGGAAATGCACTTCGTACACCGCCGTGTCGTAGGCGCTCTTGATGCAGGCGTGCAGCAGCCCGGCAGCCGCCTCGGGCCCGGCCCCGGCGGAGAGCAGCGTCTGCACCACCAGCACGATCGGCCGGTCGCCCTGCCACACCGGCTGCGCCAGAATCAGGCCCTGCACGCCGCGCTCGTCTTCGGCCAGAAAGCTGTGTTCGCTGCGCTCGAAGAACTTCAGGGCGCCCAGCGAGGTTCGCAGGCGGCCTTCTTGCTCTCTCGCCTCCAGGGTGTCGAAGGCCGGGTCGGCCCGGCGCTGCACGTCGAGGTCGAGCGCCGCGAGCGCCGCGAAGTCGGCTTCGGAAAACGTCCGGTAACGCATCATCTCCTTAGGCTAACGCCTGAGCCAAGCCGCGTTGGTGGCCTGGGGTGCGGGGAGGAGCCGTACTAAACTGTTCAGCATGACTGCCGAACCCGTCCGCACCCGCCTCAACGCCCTGGCCGATGCCCTGCGCCACCTGCACTCGGCGCTGCTCGACGTCGCCAAGGGCGAGTACGAATTCATGCACGGCCCGGTCACCTCGCCGTACACCTTATATAACCTCGTCACCAGCGATCCAGCCTTT encodes the following:
- the lepB gene encoding signal peptidase I, whose translation is MTKLKNPPNAFQRLWKELLEPIVFAVVITQFIATLVGVDGVSMMPNLRHHERVFVPKYETWLHKAGVGSFKRGDILIFKPPAAAETRTFFNLWSYRPFLIKRLIGLPGDKIRVEKGVVFVNNVALSNDYTASYWQQQGCWDTDSPIANQAQSSLKGIVPDQAELTVPAGQYFVMGDNRTENGSEDSRLFGTVPLRDIAGRAAAVVWPIMRQENAKYNCAIQSANPADYVTTSGKSVLNWRVLTRPETFQQNFGK
- a CDS encoding DUF1999 domain-containing protein; this encodes MRYRTFSEADFAALAALDLDVQRRADPAFDTLEAREQEGRLRTSLGALKFFERSEHSFLAEDERGVQGLILAQPVWQGDRPIVLVVQTLLSAGAGPEAAAGLLHACIKSAYDTAVYEVHFPLTPELEAAAEVEAAHVVGRYAVRHLGSRLQTAPGQQLGAPPGPPESAGTNQANTGTDQRQ
- a CDS encoding DUF503 domain-containing protein, producing MSLGYIGSLTVRVEMPWVTNLKEKRALVRPVVERLKARFPVTVARLDGLNAHDWEIIGVVTVSNDRQWVEETLQLAADFIAAQGEYRVAQEERGIVPIEDVME
- a CDS encoding heavy-metal-associated domain-containing protein; amino-acid sequence: MTQATKTARVLIGVRGMDKEAGERISAALLQLEGVSQAQPDQGQIAVQYDPSALTVMDLLRSVRKQGFLAGML
- a CDS encoding PadR family transcriptional regulator, coding for MDPNLFKGNLDLIVLSVLEGGERYGLEINKEVNARTGGYLTLNAGSLYPALHRLERAGWVGAEERTPPRGGPKVRYYTLTLSGRAELERRRAAYNSFDHALRALW